One segment of bacterium DNA contains the following:
- a CDS encoding arsenate reductase ArsC: MTGATPRVLFLCTHNSARSQMAEGILRYVSRGAVEAQSAGTAPSTVHPLAVEAVRGLFGVDLGGQRSKHVDEFAGQHFDYVITLCDSARESCPVFPAAPVRLHWGFDDPSAVPGSEEDRSRAFRQTAAELKRRIDQLLAVILGTATPSPA; this comes from the coding sequence ATGACGGGGGCGACGCCGCGGGTGCTCTTTCTCTGTACGCATAACTCGGCCCGGTCACAGATGGCCGAGGGGATCCTGCGATATGTGAGCCGCGGTGCGGTGGAGGCGCAGAGCGCCGGCACCGCACCGTCGACCGTCCACCCGCTCGCGGTGGAGGCGGTTCGTGGGTTGTTCGGCGTCGATCTTGGCGGGCAGCGCTCGAAACACGTGGACGAATTCGCCGGGCAGCACTTCGATTACGTAATCACGCTGTGCGACAGCGCCCGCGAGTCGTGCCCGGTGTTCCCCGCCGCCCCGGTGAGATTGCACTGGGGCTTCGACGATCCATCGGCGGTGCCGGGATCGGAAGAAGACCGGTCTCGCGCGTTTCGGCAGACGGCCGCCGAACTGAAGCGGAGAATCGATCAACTGCTCGCCGTGATCCTGGGTACCGCGACGCCGTCTCCGGCGTGA
- a CDS encoding arsenite methyltransferase translates to MDLKDVVRERYAEAARRVGGGEASCCGGSGCCGAASAGDDPITSNLYAAAEIAALPAEAVQASLGCGNPTALARLALGEIVLDLGSGGGIDVLLSAKRVGSAGKAYGLDMTDEMLALAWENQRKAGVANAEFLKGEIERIPLPDQAVDVIISNCVINLSGDKDQVFAEAFRVLRPGGRLALSDVVVRGEVPAEIRRSMELWVGCVAGALEETDYVAGLRRAGFQDISVEPTRVYNVDDARAFLSGHGIDVDAVAPLVRDRFMSAFVRARKPGTAQRPTPDSAT, encoded by the coding sequence ATGGATCTCAAGGATGTTGTCCGGGAACGGTACGCCGAGGCGGCCCGGCGCGTGGGCGGCGGCGAGGCGTCGTGTTGCGGCGGGAGCGGGTGTTGCGGTGCCGCGTCGGCCGGCGACGACCCGATCACGTCGAATCTGTACGCCGCGGCGGAGATCGCGGCGCTTCCCGCGGAAGCGGTCCAGGCGTCCCTCGGTTGCGGCAACCCGACGGCTCTGGCGCGCCTGGCGCTCGGCGAGATCGTGCTGGACCTGGGCTCGGGCGGCGGCATCGATGTCCTGCTCTCCGCGAAGCGTGTCGGCTCCGCCGGCAAGGCCTACGGGCTCGACATGACCGACGAGATGCTCGCGCTGGCCTGGGAAAATCAGCGGAAGGCCGGCGTCGCAAACGCGGAGTTCCTCAAGGGCGAGATCGAGCGCATTCCACTGCCGGACCAGGCCGTGGACGTCATCATCTCCAACTGCGTCATCAATCTGTCCGGCGACAAGGACCAGGTCTTCGCGGAGGCCTTCCGGGTGCTCCGGCCGGGAGGGCGGCTGGCGCTCTCGGACGTGGTGGTGCGCGGCGAGGTCCCCGCGGAGATTCGGCGGAGCATGGAGTTGTGGGTCGGGTGTGTCGCCGGGGCGTTGGAGGAGACCGACTACGTGGCTGGGCTGAGGCGCGCCGGGTTCCAGGACATCAGCGTCGAGCCGACGCGGGTGTACAATGTCGACGACGCCCGTGCGTTTCTCTCCGGCCACGGCATCGACGTCGACGCGGTTGCTCCCCTGGTACGCGACAGGTTCATGAGCGCATTTGTACGCGCCCGGAAACCCGGTACCGCGCAACGCCCGACGCCGGACTCGGCCACATGA
- a CDS encoding metalloregulator ArsR/SmtB family transcription factor yields MATGGETKQVLSVDDVARYADMFSAMGTEPRLRIMRLLLSAHPEGLVVGDIQTELGIPASTLSHHLDKLRQEALVSVTREGTYLRYAANTDTLGELLGFLYAECCTRNRAVRPQEIVWVGKLGGKDR; encoded by the coding sequence ATGGCGACCGGCGGCGAGACAAAGCAGGTTCTGTCCGTTGACGACGTCGCCAGATACGCGGACATGTTCTCGGCCATGGGGACGGAGCCGCGGCTTCGGATCATGCGGCTCCTGCTGTCCGCGCACCCGGAAGGCCTGGTGGTCGGGGACATCCAAACCGAGCTCGGCATCCCCGCGTCGACGCTGTCGCACCACCTGGACAAACTGCGTCAGGAGGCGCTGGTGTCCGTCACACGCGAGGGCACGTATTTGAGGTACGCGGCAAACACCGACACGCTCGGCGAGCTGTTGGGGTTTCTCTACGCGGAGTGCTGCACGAGGAATCGGGCCGTGCGACCGCAGGAGATCGTCTGGGTCGGAAAACTGGGCGGCAAGGATCGATAA